The Natrinema pellirubrum DSM 15624 region GTCACCGCCGAAGCGCAGGAACCGGGCAACAAGCTCGTCCTCGTCGGCAACGCCACCGGCCGCGACGGCCTCGGCGGCGCGAGCTTCGCCAGCGAGGACTTGGCAGAGGACGCCGAAACCGAAGACCGGCCCGCGGTCCAGGTCGGCGACCCCTACGCCGAGAAGTTGCTCATCGAGGCCAACGAGGCCCTCGTCGACGAGGGACTGATCGAATCGGCCCGCGACCTCGGTGCCGCCGGCCTCGGCGGGGCCTCGAGCGAGATGGTCGCCAAAGCCGATCTCGGCGCACGGATCGAACTCGAGCGGGTCCACCAGCGCGAGCCGAACATGAACGCGCTCGAAATCCTGCTGGCCGAATCACAGGAGCGGATATGTTACGAAGTCGAGCCCGAGAACGTCGACCGGGTGCGCGAGATCGCCGAGCGGTTCGATCTGGGCTGTTCGGTCATCGGCGAGGTCACCGACGGCAACTACACCTGCACGTTCGACGGAGAGCCGGTCGTCGACGTCGACGCCTACTTCCTCGGCGAGGGCGCGCCGATGAACGACCTCGAGAGCGAGGACCCCATTGAACCGGAGACCGAGCTGCCCGACACCGACCTCGAGGCCGCCTTCGACGCCGTCGTCGCGAGCCCGAACACGGCCTCGAAACGGTGGGTCTACCGCCAGTACGACCACGAAGTCGGCGTCCGCACGAGCGTTGGCCCCGGCGACGACGCAGCAATCGTTGCGGTTCGGGAAGCCGAGCAGGGACTGGCGCTCTCGTCCGGTGCCGCACCGAACTGGACCTCGACGGCGCCGTACGAGGGCGCTCGCGCGGTCGCCCTCGAGAACGCGACCAACGTCGCGGCCAAGGGTGCGACGCCGCTTGCCGCCGTCGACTGTCTCAACGGCGGCAACCCAGAGAAGCCCGACGTTTACGGCGGCTTCGAGGGGATCGTCGACGGCCTCGCCGAGATGTGCGAAACGCTGTCGACGCCGGTCGTCGGGGGTAACGTCTCCCTGTACAACGATTCCGTCGCCGGACCGATCCCGCCGACGCCGACGCTGGCGCTTGTCGGGGCGAAAGAGGGTTACGACGCGCCGCCGCTATCGGCCGCGCCCGAGGGCGACCTGGTGCTGGTCGGCGATCTGGGGCTCGGCGATGACGCCCGACTCGGCGGCTCCGAGTACCTTGCGCAGTTCGGCGGTAGCGATCGGTTCCCCGAACTGCCCGACGACCCCGCGGCCCTGATCGAGACCCTCGCCGCGGTCGCCGACGACGACGCGACGCTCGCGGTTCACGACGTCAGCCACGGCGGCCTCGCCGTCTCCCTCGCCGAGATGGTCACCGAGGAGGCCGGCCTCGCGGTGTCGCTGCCGGGCGACGACCCCGCCGGCGAACTGTTCCACGAACAGCCCGGCCGCGCGCTGATCCAGACTGAGTCCGTCGAAGCGGTCCGCGAGGCGTTTGACGGCGTCGCCCCCGTCGTCGAACTCGGGTCGGCAACCGACGACGGGTCGCTGTCCGTCGCCGTCGGCGACCGGACGATCGAGACCGACGCCGCCGAGATTCGGGAACGGCGCGCGACGATCGAACGCGGCCTCGAGTGACGGTCGCGGCGTGATGATCGGCGGGGACCACCTTACGACCGCTACTCTCCGGTATATTGATATTCGTTCGGCACGGATTCTCCGCGAACGGCACAGCCGGAGGAACATCGATGTCCGATACCCCATCCGTCCTGATCGTCGAAGACGAGCCCGACCTCGCGGATCTCTATGCCGCCTGGCTCGAGGAGGAGTGTCGCGTCCGCACGGCTTACGACGGCGCCGAGGCGCTCGATGCGATCGATGAGACGATCGACGTCGTATTGCTCGATCGGCGGATGCCGGGGCTCTCGGGCGATACCGTCCTCGACACCATGCGGGAACGGAGCCTCGATTGTCGCGTCGCGATGGTGACGGCGGTCGAACCCGACTTCGACATCGTCGAGATGGGGTTCGACGATTACCTGGTCAAGCCGGTTTCGGGCGACGAACTCGTCGACGTGATCGACCAGTTACTGCTTCGTTCGACCTACGACGACCAGCTCCGGGAGTTCTTCGCGCTGGCCTCGAAGAAGGCGCTGTTGGACGACCAGAAGACCGCGGCTGAGCGCCAGTCGAGTCAGGAGTACGCCGAACTCGAGGACCGACTGGCCGTCCTCCGGGTCCGGGTCGACGACACGATGCAGGAACTCTTAGCGCAGGACGGCTACCGACAGCTCTGGCGGGACATCGCGGGTGAGTCGTTCGAAACGGAATAGCGTTTACGCGGGGTCCCGATCGAGGGTCGTTATCTCCCTGATTTCGATCCGGGTGCCGCCGTTGTCGCCGTTGGTGACCGTACACGTCCAGTCGTGGGCCTCGGCGATCGCCCGGACGAGCGCGAGCCCGAGGCCGTCGATCGCGGTGTCGTCGTCGGCGGTCGGGTCGAGGACGCGATCGTGTGCGTTCGGCGGGATCTCCGCGGCATCATCGAGGAGGAAGAGCCCGCGGCTGCCGTCGTCTTCGAACCCGACCAGTCCGATCTGGATCGTCACGTCGTCGTTCGCCCGAGCGACCGCGCTGTCGAACGCCGTCTGGAGGAGGTGGACGAACCGGTCGGGATCGGCCCGGAGCGCGGCCGGCGCGTCCACGACGACGTTATCGGGGTCCAGCCGGGAATCGGCGATCGCGTCGTCGATCGCCGACTCGAGGCGGAGTCGGCTTCGCGGACCGACCGCGGAGGCGTTGCGGGCAAATTCCCGGACGTCGTCGACGAGCCGTTCGGCCCGGTCGAGCGTCGTCTCGACGGTGTCTTCCGCCAGCGGGAACTCCCACTCGTCGGCTCCGTCGTCCGCGAGGGCGTCGGCGACGGCCTCGAGCTGGTTCTGAAGGTCACTCGAGAGGATCTCGGCGACGGCCTCGAGGCGTTCGGTCTGGCGCTCGAGTTCGGCCGTCCGATCCCGCAGGACTCGTTCCCGGTCCGCCCGGTCGAGGGCGGCACGAGTGTTCTCGACGAGCGTCGAAATGAGATCGACGTCGGTTTCGTCGAACCAGTGGGGGTCGTACGAGCCCGTCATGAGAACCCCGTGGGTCCCGATCGGGGCGATGATCTCAGATCGAAGCGGCGTCTCGGGATTGTAGAGTCCATCGGTATCGCCGAGATCGTCGAACAGTTGGACCTCGCCGCCCTCGAAGACCTCCCAGACCAACCCCTCGCCGGGGTTGAACCGCGGGAGGCCGCCGAACTCGTCGTGGGCCCCCGCGGTGCCGGCGACCGGTTCGAGGTAGCCCTGTTCCTCCTCGAGCAGCCAGACGCCGCTGATGGGGAGATCGAGCAGGTCGCTGCCGGCGTGGACGGCGATCGCACAAATCTCCTCGGGATCGTCGGACTCGAGCAGCCAGCGGGTGACCTCGTGCAACGACGTGACGACGCGGTCGTACTCGTGTTGGTCGGTGACGTCGCGGACGATGGCGGCGACCGTCGCCGCGTTGTCCTCGACGGGGACGAACCGGAACTCGCCCATCCGGTCGTCGCCGTTCGGCCCGACGTAGGGCAACTCGAGCTGGCGGCGGTCGGCGTTGCCGACGTCGACGTCGGTGATCGCCCGCCCGATCTCGACGGCGTCATCGTCGTCGATCCCCGCCGCTTCGGTCAGGGTCTCGATGTGTTCGCCGACGAGCGTCGAGCGGCCCGCACCAAGCACCGACTCGGTCGCGCCGTTGACGGTGATGATCTCGCGGTTGCGATCGAGCGTGACGACGGCGTCGCGGATCGCCTCGACGACCGCGGCGTGTTGGGCGAGCGTCGTCTCCTGGGCCTTCCGCTCGCTGACGTCGCGCATGAACACGGAGAGGCCCGTTTCGGAGGGATAGGCCCGTGCCTCGAACCACGTCTCGAGGGGGGCGTGATAGATTTCGAAGGAAACCGGCACCTGTTCGTCCATCGCGCGGTGAAAGCCCTCGGGGAACTGCGTCTCGACGGTCTGAGGGAACTCGTCCCACATGACCCGCCCGATCAGATCCTCTCGGGAGCGTTTCAGTAACGTCTCCGCCCGTTCGTTGAGATAGGTGAACCGAAAGCTCGTATCGAGAGCGAAGAAGGCGTCGGTGACGCGATCGACGATCGGTACGGAACGCATCGTCATGACTCGCCACCCCACACCCGTCTCGACGACGTAGTCCCGCCCCCGCACCCGAATAGATACCCGCTCGCAACCGTTGGAATCATCGACGGATAGTTACTGGATAGTTAGTAAACCCCCTATTTCAGTGTCGTGGCCGAGCGCCGGTATGTGTTTGAGTGACATGGGGCGGCGCCGAGCGGAGTCGAATCGTCCGGTCCAGGCAAGCGAGTTATCCCGATCGATCGGATAGGAACGACGCCATGGTCGATTTCTTCGAACGACTCTCGATCCTCCTCGGCAGCGCGACCGTCCTCGCGGTCTGTCTCGTCCTGCTCGCGAGCGGCCTCCTCGAACTCGGGCTGGATCGACGGCTGCGATCCGGCCTGCTGCCGAGTCTCGGACTGCTCGTCTCCGCCGCCACGCTCGCGGTCTGGGACGCGTCAAACGGCGATGTCGACGACCCCTGAGGACCCTCGAGCCAGGGGCTCGCGGCGGGACCGCTTGTCTCAGCGACTCGGCCGGCAACACGATACGGGTCGGCGATGCCGGCTCAGGCGTTGTCGGCGACGAACGCCTCGATCCGGTTCAGCGCCTCTCGAAGGTCCTCGAGGCCGGTCGCGTAGGAGATCCGCAGGTGGCCCTCGCCGCCGGTGCCGAAGACGTCGCCGGGGACGACGGCCACGCCCTGTTCGCGCAGCACTTCCTCGGCGAACTCCTCGGCGGTAAAGCCCTCGGGGACCTCGGGGAAACAGTAGAAGGCTCCCTTGGCCTCGAAGACGTCCATCCCGATCTCCCTGAATCGCGAGAGGACGAACTGTCGGCGGCGGTCGTACTGATCGACCATCTCCCGGACGTCGTCCTCGCAGGAGTCGAGCGCCTCGAGGGCGGCGTACTGAGCGGTCGTCGGGGCCGACAGCATCGTGTACTGGTGGATCTTGTTCATCGCGCCGATGGCGTCGGCCGGGCCAAGCGCATAGCCCAACCGGAGCCCGGTCATCGCGTGGGCCTTCGAGAAGCCGTTGAAGACGATCGTCCGCTCGCGCATCCCCTCGAAGCTCGCGATCGAGGTGTGATCCCCGTCGTAGGTCAGTTCCGCGTAGATCTCGTCCGAGAGGACCATCAGGTCGTGTTCGCGGGCGAACTCGGCGATCGGCTCGAGGTCCTCGGCGGGCATGATCGCGCCAGTTGGGTTGTTCGGGTAACAGAGGACGAGGACGTCGGCCTCGTCGGCGCCCGCTTCCTCGAGGCCCTCGACGGTGAGCCGGAAGTCGTCTTCCTCTTTCGTGGGGACCGACAGCACTTCGCCGCCGGCGAAGATCACGCCGGGCTCGTAGGAGATGTAGGAGGGCTGGGCGATCGCGACCGTGTCGCCGGGATCGACGAACGCCCGGAAGGCGAGATCGACGGCCTCACTGGCCCCGGCGGTGACGATGATCTCCTCGTCGGGATCGTAGCCCAGATCGAACCGATCGGCGACGTAGTCGGCGATCGCCTCGCGGAGGTCGCTCTTGCCGCGGTTGGCGGTGTAGGAGGTCTTGCCCTGCTCGAGCGAGGCGATGGCGGCGTCGCGGGCCGCCCACGGCGTCGCGAAGTCGGGTTCGCCCACGCCCAGCGAGATGACATCGTCGCGCTCGTCGGCGATTTCGAAGAACCGGCGGATGCCCGACGGCGGCACCGTCTGCACCCGGTCTGACAGTTCGAAGCTCATGGTCAGGGCGAGAAGGAAAGCCGGTCGTCGTCCTCGCCGTCGCCGAGTTCGATCCCGTTCTCCTTGTAGGAGGTCATCACGTAGTGGGTGACCGTCTGGGTGATCTCGGGGACGGGCGCGACCTTCTCGCTGATGAACTGCGAGACCTCGCGGATGGAGTCGCCTTCGACCTCCATATCGAAGTCGTAGTCGCCGCTGATCAGTCGGAGGGCTTTGACCTCCGGGAACTGTGCGAGGCGCTGGGCGATGTCGTCGTAGCCGGTCTCGCGGTCGAGCGTGACGTTCAGCTCGACCTCGGCTCGGACGCGCTCGTCGGCGAGCTTGTCCCA contains the following coding sequences:
- the purL gene encoding phosphoribosylformylglycinamidine synthase subunit PurL, whose product is MSLADSDRELVVSELGREPTRAEAALFENLWSEHCAYRSSRPLLSAFDSEGAQVVVGPGDDAAVVALPGEEGEDATYITMGIESHNHPSYVDPFDGAATGVGGIVRDTLSMGAYPIALADSLYFGEFGDDHSKYLFEGVVEGISHYGNCIGVPTVAGSVDFHPDYEGNPLVNVACVGLTNEDRLVTAEAQEPGNKLVLVGNATGRDGLGGASFASEDLAEDAETEDRPAVQVGDPYAEKLLIEANEALVDEGLIESARDLGAAGLGGASSEMVAKADLGARIELERVHQREPNMNALEILLAESQERICYEVEPENVDRVREIAERFDLGCSVIGEVTDGNYTCTFDGEPVVDVDAYFLGEGAPMNDLESEDPIEPETELPDTDLEAAFDAVVASPNTASKRWVYRQYDHEVGVRTSVGPGDDAAIVAVREAEQGLALSSGAAPNWTSTAPYEGARAVALENATNVAAKGATPLAAVDCLNGGNPEKPDVYGGFEGIVDGLAEMCETLSTPVVGGNVSLYNDSVAGPIPPTPTLALVGAKEGYDAPPLSAAPEGDLVLVGDLGLGDDARLGGSEYLAQFGGSDRFPELPDDPAALIETLAAVADDDATLAVHDVSHGGLAVSLAEMVTEEAGLAVSLPGDDPAGELFHEQPGRALIQTESVEAVREAFDGVAPVVELGSATDDGSLSVAVGDRTIETDAAEIRERRATIERGLE
- a CDS encoding HalX domain-containing protein, which encodes MSDTPSVLIVEDEPDLADLYAAWLEEECRVRTAYDGAEALDAIDETIDVVLLDRRMPGLSGDTVLDTMRERSLDCRVAMVTAVEPDFDIVEMGFDDYLVKPVSGDELVDVIDQLLLRSTYDDQLREFFALASKKALLDDQKTAAERQSSQEYAELEDRLAVLRVRVDDTMQELLAQDGYRQLWRDIAGESFETE
- a CDS encoding sensor histidine kinase, with protein sequence MTMRSVPIVDRVTDAFFALDTSFRFTYLNERAETLLKRSREDLIGRVMWDEFPQTVETQFPEGFHRAMDEQVPVSFEIYHAPLETWFEARAYPSETGLSVFMRDVSERKAQETTLAQHAAVVEAIRDAVVTLDRNREIITVNGATESVLGAGRSTLVGEHIETLTEAAGIDDDDAVEIGRAITDVDVGNADRRQLELPYVGPNGDDRMGEFRFVPVEDNAATVAAIVRDVTDQHEYDRVVTSLHEVTRWLLESDDPEEICAIAVHAGSDLLDLPISGVWLLEEEQGYLEPVAGTAGAHDEFGGLPRFNPGEGLVWEVFEGGEVQLFDDLGDTDGLYNPETPLRSEIIAPIGTHGVLMTGSYDPHWFDETDVDLISTLVENTRAALDRADRERVLRDRTAELERQTERLEAVAEILSSDLQNQLEAVADALADDGADEWEFPLAEDTVETTLDRAERLVDDVREFARNASAVGPRSRLRLESAIDDAIADSRLDPDNVVVDAPAALRADPDRFVHLLQTAFDSAVARANDDVTIQIGLVGFEDDGSRGLFLLDDAAEIPPNAHDRVLDPTADDDTAIDGLGLALVRAIAEAHDWTCTVTNGDNGGTRIEIREITTLDRDPA
- a CDS encoding pyridoxal phosphate-dependent aminotransferase, whose amino-acid sequence is MSFELSDRVQTVPPSGIRRFFEIADERDDVISLGVGEPDFATPWAARDAAIASLEQGKTSYTANRGKSDLREAIADYVADRFDLGYDPDEEIIVTAGASEAVDLAFRAFVDPGDTVAIAQPSYISYEPGVIFAGGEVLSVPTKEEDDFRLTVEGLEEAGADEADVLVLCYPNNPTGAIMPAEDLEPIAEFAREHDLMVLSDEIYAELTYDGDHTSIASFEGMRERTIVFNGFSKAHAMTGLRLGYALGPADAIGAMNKIHQYTMLSAPTTAQYAALEALDSCEDDVREMVDQYDRRRQFVLSRFREIGMDVFEAKGAFYCFPEVPEGFTAEEFAEEVLREQGVAVVPGDVFGTGGEGHLRISYATGLEDLREALNRIEAFVADNA
- a CDS encoding Lrp/AsnC family transcriptional regulator, yielding MSEREVLELLRENARYSAADIARMTDLEEDEVEATIEELEAAGVVRGYQAVVDWDKLADERVRAEVELNVTLDRETGYDDIAQRLAQFPEVKALRLISGDYDFDMEVEGDSIREVSQFISEKVAPVPEITQTVTHYVMTSYKENGIELGDGEDDDRLSFSP